A genomic stretch from Aquila chrysaetos chrysaetos chromosome 1, bAquChr1.4, whole genome shotgun sequence includes:
- the CBR4 gene encoding carbonyl reductase family member 4 isoform X1, whose amino-acid sequence MGKVCAIFGGSRGIGKAVAELLAQKGCRLAIIARNLEVAQTTARNLGAGHLALSCDVSSEQEVQNTFEEMQRNLGPINYLVNAAGINRDGLLLRTKTEDMIAQIHTNLLGTMLTCKAAVKSMIQQQGGAIVNVGSIVGLKGNSGQSVYSATKAGLVGFSRSLAKEVAKKQIRVNVVAPGFIHTEMTAHLEEDQLKKAILLGRFGEPHEVAQAVVFLLESPYVTGSTLIVDGGLQLLT is encoded by the exons ATGGGCAAGGTTTGTGCCATTTTTGGAGGATCCCGAGGAATAGGAAAAGCTGTTGCAGAATTACTGGCACAGAAAGGCTGCCGCCTGGCAATTATTGCTAGAAATCTGGAAGTAGCCCAAACCACTGCACGTAATCTTGGTG CAGGACATCTGGCACTTAGCTGTGATGTATCGAGCGAACAGGAAGTCCAAAATACTTTTGAGGAGATGCAGAGGAATTTAGGTCCTATTAACTACTTGGTTAATGCGGCTGGGATCAACAG GGATGGTTTGTTACTGAGAACCAAGACTGAAGATATGATAGCCCAGATTCACACTAACCTTTTGGGAACAATGTTGACATGCAAAGCTGCTGTAAAAAGCATGATTCAACAACAGGGAGGTGCTATTGTCAATGTAG gaagTATTGTAGGACTTAAAGGCAACTCCGGTCAAAGTGTATACAGTGCTACCAAAGCAGGATTAGTTGGATTTTCACGCTCTCTTGCTAAAGAAGtagcaaaaaagcaaattcGAGTCAACGTGGTTGCTCCGG GCTTTATTCACACAGAGATGACTGCTCATTTGGAAGAAGATCAGCTGAAGAAAGCAATTCTCCTTGGAAGATTTGGAGAGCCTCACGAAGTTGCACAAGCTGTTGTCTTTCTTCTGGAGTCCCCTTATGTTACAGGGAGTACTCTAATTGTAGATGGAGGCTTGCAGCTTCTGACTTAA
- the CBR4 gene encoding carbonyl reductase family member 4 isoform X2, producing the protein MGKVCAIFGGSRGIGKAVAELLAQKGCRLAIIARNLEVAQTTARNLGGHLALSCDVSSEQEVQNTFEEMQRNLGPINYLVNAAGINRDGLLLRTKTEDMIAQIHTNLLGTMLTCKAAVKSMIQQQGGAIVNVGSIVGLKGNSGQSVYSATKAGLVGFSRSLAKEVAKKQIRVNVVAPGFIHTEMTAHLEEDQLKKAILLGRFGEPHEVAQAVVFLLESPYVTGSTLIVDGGLQLLT; encoded by the exons ATGGGCAAGGTTTGTGCCATTTTTGGAGGATCCCGAGGAATAGGAAAAGCTGTTGCAGAATTACTGGCACAGAAAGGCTGCCGCCTGGCAATTATTGCTAGAAATCTGGAAGTAGCCCAAACCACTGCACGTAATCTTGGTG GACATCTGGCACTTAGCTGTGATGTATCGAGCGAACAGGAAGTCCAAAATACTTTTGAGGAGATGCAGAGGAATTTAGGTCCTATTAACTACTTGGTTAATGCGGCTGGGATCAACAG GGATGGTTTGTTACTGAGAACCAAGACTGAAGATATGATAGCCCAGATTCACACTAACCTTTTGGGAACAATGTTGACATGCAAAGCTGCTGTAAAAAGCATGATTCAACAACAGGGAGGTGCTATTGTCAATGTAG gaagTATTGTAGGACTTAAAGGCAACTCCGGTCAAAGTGTATACAGTGCTACCAAAGCAGGATTAGTTGGATTTTCACGCTCTCTTGCTAAAGAAGtagcaaaaaagcaaattcGAGTCAACGTGGTTGCTCCGG GCTTTATTCACACAGAGATGACTGCTCATTTGGAAGAAGATCAGCTGAAGAAAGCAATTCTCCTTGGAAGATTTGGAGAGCCTCACGAAGTTGCACAAGCTGTTGTCTTTCTTCTGGAGTCCCCTTATGTTACAGGGAGTACTCTAATTGTAGATGGAGGCTTGCAGCTTCTGACTTAA